A window of the Cystobacter fuscus genome harbors these coding sequences:
- a CDS encoding gluconokinase: MVVIVMGVAGAGKTTVGTRLARVLGWSFRDADEFHSAESIAKMAAGGALTDEDRAPWLERMRQVIQRALDSGEGLVLACSALKVAYRERLTVDPARQRWVYLHASRELLAQRLTARRDHFMPPTQLDNQLAVLEVPEGVCAVEVSVPPDEVVARVLRGLGLQSSV, translated from the coding sequence GTGGTGGTCATCGTGATGGGAGTGGCCGGGGCGGGGAAGACGACGGTGGGCACGCGGCTGGCCCGGGTGCTCGGGTGGAGCTTCCGGGACGCGGATGAGTTCCACTCGGCCGAGAGCATCGCGAAGATGGCCGCGGGCGGCGCGCTCACGGACGAGGATCGGGCGCCGTGGCTGGAGCGCATGCGCCAGGTCATCCAGCGGGCGCTGGACTCGGGCGAGGGGCTGGTGCTGGCGTGCTCGGCGCTCAAGGTCGCCTACCGGGAGCGGTTGACGGTGGACCCGGCCCGGCAGCGCTGGGTGTACCTGCATGCCTCGCGCGAGCTGCTCGCCCAGCGGCTCACCGCCCGGCGCGATCACTTCATGCCGCCGACCCAGCTCGACAACCAGCTCGCGGTGCTGGAGGTGCCCGAGGGCGTCTGCGCGGTGGAGGTGTCGGTGCCGCCGGACGAGGTGGTGGCGCGCGTCCTCCGGGGCCTGGGCCTTCAGTCGTCCGTCTGA
- a CDS encoding phenylalanine--tRNA ligase beta subunit-related protein — MFTQDTHPLLEAVAFETRFPAPLSQRPSPEWLVALLEPDAPAPLSADDAVRGAVRDLLRHGGYKPTGRGKPASEYLVRAAGEGALGSINAAVDACNAVSLHSGLPISVVDLERARPPLRVGLAPEGATYVFNASGQTIDAGGLLCLFDAEGPCANAVKDSQRTKTHEGTRRTFTVLWGTRALPGRAERAFSWYRELLERMGAAVERAP, encoded by the coding sequence GTGTTCACCCAGGACACCCATCCCCTGCTGGAAGCGGTGGCCTTCGAGACCCGCTTCCCCGCGCCGCTCTCCCAGCGCCCCTCGCCCGAGTGGCTGGTGGCGCTGCTCGAGCCCGACGCGCCCGCCCCCCTGAGCGCCGATGACGCCGTGCGCGGCGCGGTGCGGGATCTCCTGCGCCACGGCGGCTACAAGCCCACGGGCCGGGGCAAGCCGGCCTCGGAGTACCTCGTGCGCGCCGCGGGCGAGGGCGCGCTGGGCTCCATCAACGCCGCGGTGGACGCCTGCAACGCGGTGTCGCTGCACAGCGGGCTGCCCATCAGCGTGGTGGACCTGGAGCGGGCCCGGCCCCCGTTGCGCGTGGGGCTCGCCCCCGAGGGCGCCACGTATGTCTTCAACGCCTCCGGCCAGACCATCGACGCCGGAGGCCTCTTGTGTCTCTTCGACGCCGAGGGCCCGTGCGCCAACGCGGTGAAGGACTCGCAGCGCACCAAGACGCACGAGGGCACGCGCCGCACCTTCACCGTGCTGTGGGGCACGCGCGCCCTGCCCGGCCGCGCCGAGCGGGCCTTCTCCTGGTACCGCGAGCTGCTCGAGCGGATGGGCGCGGCGGTGGAGCGCGCGCCCTGA
- a CDS encoding aldehyde dehydrogenase family protein, giving the protein MHVVSRSEGNRTNPFQETFQRLRARRWEQARTSAKERVARLRKLREAIVARREELYQALYADFRKPAAEVESTEVLVVLMELDHALKHVAQWMKPRRVPTPLLLAGTRSQVRYEPKGVVLIISPWNYPFQLTLSPLVAAVAAGNCVCIKPSEKTPHTAQVMERLIRDVFDPSEVVVVQGGGAESQALLELPFDHFFFTGGARVGRKVMEAAARHLAGVTLELGGKSPAVVDGTADLKATAERLVFGKFINAGQTCVAPDYVMVPAAREEELLGHLREAIEHAYGKTEEARRASLDFCRMVDDAQFGRVNGLLERSVAQGARVVLGGTVDAASRYIAPTVLADVKPETAIMEEEIFGPVLPVLRYDTLDDAVRFIREGSKPLALYIFSQDDATVERLLADTTAGGTCVNTVVMHLTSAELPFGGVGESGLGNYHGEFGFRTFSHERAVLHQGPLFLLKNFFPPYAGRAGKLGRVASRLFE; this is encoded by the coding sequence ATGCACGTGGTGAGCAGAAGCGAGGGGAACCGGACGAATCCCTTTCAGGAGACCTTCCAGCGGCTGCGGGCGCGGCGCTGGGAGCAGGCGCGCACGAGCGCCAAGGAGCGCGTGGCCCGGTTGCGCAAGCTGCGCGAGGCGATCGTCGCGCGGCGCGAGGAGCTCTACCAGGCGCTGTACGCGGACTTCCGCAAGCCGGCGGCCGAGGTGGAGAGCACCGAGGTGCTGGTGGTGCTCATGGAGCTGGACCATGCCCTCAAGCACGTGGCCCAGTGGATGAAGCCGCGCCGGGTGCCCACCCCGCTCTTGCTCGCCGGCACGCGCAGCCAGGTGCGCTACGAGCCCAAGGGCGTGGTGCTCATCATCTCGCCGTGGAACTACCCCTTCCAGCTCACCCTGTCGCCGCTGGTGGCGGCGGTGGCGGCGGGCAACTGCGTGTGCATCAAGCCGAGCGAGAAGACGCCCCATACCGCGCAGGTCATGGAGCGGCTCATCCGGGACGTGTTCGACCCCTCCGAGGTGGTGGTGGTGCAGGGCGGCGGGGCCGAGAGCCAGGCGCTGCTGGAGCTGCCCTTCGACCATTTCTTCTTCACGGGCGGCGCGCGCGTGGGGCGCAAGGTGATGGAGGCGGCGGCGAGGCACCTGGCGGGCGTGACGCTGGAGCTGGGGGGCAAGTCGCCCGCGGTGGTGGACGGCACGGCGGACCTGAAGGCGACGGCCGAGCGGCTCGTCTTCGGCAAGTTCATCAACGCGGGGCAGACGTGCGTGGCGCCGGACTACGTGATGGTGCCCGCGGCGCGCGAGGAGGAGCTGCTCGGACACCTGCGCGAGGCCATCGAGCACGCCTACGGCAAGACGGAGGAGGCGCGCCGCGCGAGCCTGGACTTCTGCCGCATGGTGGACGACGCGCAGTTCGGCCGGGTCAACGGGCTCTTGGAGCGCTCGGTGGCGCAAGGGGCGCGCGTGGTGCTGGGCGGCACGGTGGACGCGGCCAGCCGCTACATCGCGCCCACGGTGCTCGCGGACGTGAAGCCGGAGACGGCCATCATGGAGGAGGAGATCTTCGGCCCGGTGCTGCCGGTGCTGCGCTACGACACCCTGGACGACGCGGTGCGCTTCATCCGCGAGGGGAGCAAGCCCCTGGCCCTCTACATCTTCAGCCAGGACGACGCCACGGTGGAGCGGCTGCTCGCGGACACGACGGCGGGCGGCACGTGCGTGAACACGGTGGTGATGCACCTGACGAGCGCGGAGCTGCCCTTTGGCGGCGTGGGCGAGAGCGGCCTGGGCAACTACCACGGCGAGTTCGGCTTCCGCACCTTCAGCCACGAGCGCGCGGTGCTGCACCAGGGGCCCCTGTTCCTGCTCAAGAACTTCTTCCCGCCCTACGCGGGCAGGGCGGGCAAGCTGGGGCGCGTGGCCAGCCGTCTCTTCGAGTGA
- a CDS encoding phospholipase D-like domain-containing protein, translating into MRPIQAELLDGGALYREVVLGKLAHARESVWIATANVKAMYVERSGRFVPLLEVLDGLAARGVALRLLHAELPSRPFREEFDRRARLVEGGLELKVCPRVHFKTVLVDGAWAYLGSANLTGAGLGAKGEHARNFELGFVTEDFDVIDRVTAFYESVWSGASCRGCRLREVCPDPILPVGASRTVRGAPGGVQLGKARRLVRRGARSAR; encoded by the coding sequence ATGCGTCCCATCCAAGCGGAGCTGCTCGACGGCGGCGCGTTGTACCGGGAAGTGGTGCTCGGCAAGCTGGCGCACGCGCGCGAGTCGGTGTGGATCGCCACGGCGAACGTGAAGGCCATGTACGTGGAGCGCTCGGGGCGTTTCGTGCCGCTGCTCGAGGTGCTGGACGGGCTGGCGGCGCGGGGGGTGGCGCTGCGGCTGCTGCACGCGGAGCTGCCCAGCAGGCCCTTCCGGGAGGAGTTCGACCGGCGGGCGCGGCTGGTGGAGGGGGGCCTGGAGCTGAAGGTGTGTCCGCGGGTCCACTTCAAGACGGTGCTGGTGGATGGGGCGTGGGCCTACCTGGGCAGCGCCAACCTCACCGGGGCGGGGCTGGGGGCCAAGGGGGAGCATGCGCGCAACTTCGAGCTGGGCTTCGTCACCGAGGACTTCGACGTCATCGATCGGGTGACGGCGTTCTACGAGTCGGTGTGGAGCGGCGCGTCGTGCCGGGGCTGCCGGTTGCGCGAGGTGTGTCCGGATCCCATCCTGCCCGTGGGCGCGTCCCGGACGGTGAGGGGCGCGCCGGGCGGAGTCCAGCTCGGCAAGGCCCGGCGTCTGGTGCGCAGGGGCGCGAGGTCCGCCCGGTAG
- a CDS encoding sensor histidine kinase, producing the protein MMGNATDDAEALLRADRKNYLVCGAFLPAVALVHCLVTWTLPVGLVVSQLAVGALFGLMAWALGSGRIPTRIMDSAAAVLAILGATVFVILSGGPDSPYFHVFAALPFLLAMFTPATLLPTLVGGAVTLAAVVVVDVLAGVPARTIVSQLLGFSMLLGLALFGTRTYRRMAEAQRLAHQSRLLALEQLAESERRRGDAARERAEVERLVMVGQLAAGVAHEVNNPLAYVKANLSFLEREVEEAHRPLDRDELRGVLAETQQGVLRIQQIVTDLKDFSRAGSGGDEARAVLEEAVLEARRLASVRLRERGEVSLALDPELPAVRLEQRRVVQVLLNLLLNAADAVELADPACQAHITVRAWRVEEGVRVEVDDNGPGIPKEVLPRLFEPFFTTKPPGRGTGLGLALCREYVSRAGGSLHAENRPGGGARFVLRLPVAGVSAAAMA; encoded by the coding sequence ATGATGGGCAACGCCACCGATGACGCCGAGGCCCTGCTGCGCGCGGATCGGAAGAACTACCTCGTCTGTGGGGCGTTCCTGCCGGCGGTGGCGCTGGTGCACTGCCTGGTGACGTGGACGCTGCCCGTGGGGCTCGTCGTGTCGCAGCTCGCGGTGGGCGCGCTCTTCGGGTTGATGGCGTGGGCTCTGGGCTCGGGGCGCATTCCCACGCGCATCATGGACTCGGCGGCCGCGGTGCTCGCCATCCTGGGCGCCACGGTGTTCGTCATCCTCAGCGGCGGGCCGGACAGCCCCTACTTCCACGTGTTCGCCGCCCTGCCGTTCCTCCTGGCCATGTTCACCCCCGCCACGCTCCTGCCCACGCTGGTGGGGGGCGCGGTGACGCTGGCCGCGGTGGTGGTGGTGGACGTGCTGGCCGGAGTGCCCGCGCGCACCATCGTGTCGCAGCTCCTGGGCTTCTCCATGCTCCTGGGGCTGGCGCTCTTCGGCACGCGCACGTACCGGCGCATGGCGGAGGCGCAGCGCCTGGCCCATCAGTCGCGGCTCTTGGCGCTCGAGCAGCTCGCGGAGAGCGAGCGGCGCCGGGGGGACGCCGCTCGCGAGCGCGCGGAGGTGGAGCGGCTCGTCATGGTGGGGCAGCTGGCGGCCGGGGTGGCGCACGAGGTGAACAACCCCCTGGCCTACGTGAAGGCCAACCTGAGCTTCCTCGAGCGCGAAGTGGAGGAGGCGCACCGGCCGTTGGACCGTGACGAGCTGCGCGGCGTGCTCGCCGAGACGCAGCAGGGCGTGCTGCGCATCCAGCAGATCGTCACGGACCTGAAGGACTTCTCGCGCGCGGGCAGCGGGGGGGACGAGGCGCGGGCGGTGTTGGAGGAGGCGGTGCTCGAGGCGAGGCGGCTGGCGTCGGTGCGCCTGCGCGAGCGGGGCGAGGTGTCGCTGGCGTTGGATCCGGAGCTGCCGGCGGTGCGGCTGGAGCAGCGGCGCGTGGTGCAGGTGCTGCTCAACCTGCTGCTCAACGCGGCGGACGCGGTGGAGCTGGCGGACCCCGCGTGCCAGGCCCACATCACCGTGCGCGCGTGGCGGGTGGAGGAGGGGGTGCGCGTGGAGGTGGATGACAACGGTCCGGGCATTCCCAAGGAGGTGCTTCCCCGGCTCTTCGAGCCCTTCTTCACCACCAAGCCGCCGGGCCGGGGCACGGGCCTGGGGCTGGCGCTGTGCCGCGAGTACGTGTCGCGCGCGGGCGGCTCGCTCCACGCGGAGAACCGCCCGGGAGGCGGCGCCCGCTTCGTGCTGCGGCTGCCCGTGGCCGGAGTGTCCGCGGCGGCCATGGCGTGA
- a CDS encoding helix-turn-helix domain-containing protein: MSRLTQVLNVELAPAAPHVSLVDARRVESPDANGLSVLVKYMAPRISDFSQTVRRQALVRPEGIAGAVVGGFYSLVSSSYPTRAFADPLEALGWLGRPEPEARTLLVELNELVMRQQGQSPLLGELHRVLRTRLCDELVLADIAREMGMSERTLQRRLRESGTSFQAELNTVQVRTAQALLLDSDAKLTAVAAEVGCASLQHFSSLFRKLTGESPSAWRARHRQGP; this comes from the coding sequence ATCTCCCGGCTCACCCAGGTGCTCAACGTGGAGCTGGCCCCCGCCGCGCCCCACGTGTCGCTCGTGGACGCGCGCCGCGTCGAGTCCCCGGACGCCAACGGCCTGTCCGTGCTGGTGAAGTACATGGCGCCGCGCATCTCCGACTTCTCCCAGACGGTGCGGCGGCAGGCGCTCGTGCGCCCCGAGGGCATCGCCGGCGCCGTCGTGGGCGGCTTCTACAGCCTGGTGAGCTCCAGCTACCCCACGCGCGCCTTCGCCGATCCCCTCGAGGCCCTGGGGTGGCTCGGCCGGCCCGAGCCCGAGGCGCGCACCCTGCTCGTCGAGCTCAACGAGCTGGTGATGCGGCAGCAGGGCCAGTCACCGCTGCTCGGCGAGCTGCACCGCGTGCTGCGCACCCGGCTGTGCGACGAGCTGGTGCTCGCGGACATCGCGCGGGAGATGGGCATGTCCGAGCGCACCCTGCAGCGGCGGCTGCGCGAGTCGGGCACCTCCTTCCAGGCCGAGCTCAACACGGTGCAGGTGCGCACCGCCCAGGCGCTGCTGCTCGACAGCGACGCCAAGCTCACCGCGGTGGCCGCCGAGGTGGGGTGCGCCTCGCTCCAGCACTTCAGCAGCCTGTTCCGCAAGTTGACGGGCGAGTCCCCCAGCGCCTGGCGCGCCCGGCACCGCCAGGGCCCCTGA
- a CDS encoding helix-turn-helix domain-containing protein: MSRNREGTSRSKHETRQHLARSLGDTAREARKREGLTQADVAERIGVATEVYGRLERGLLMPSVPTLRRLCVALRLAADSLLALGPAEPPAWARTEPSPEQEPPQLRRLLRHLRKLNPEQLRALSNVAATLRRQE, encoded by the coding sequence TTGTCTCGCAACAGGGAGGGAACTTCCCGAAGCAAACACGAAACCCGGCAGCACCTGGCGAGGAGCCTGGGTGACACCGCGCGTGAAGCCCGCAAGCGCGAGGGGCTGACGCAGGCGGACGTGGCCGAGCGCATCGGCGTGGCCACGGAGGTGTACGGACGGCTGGAGCGTGGGCTGCTCATGCCGAGCGTGCCCACGCTGCGGCGGCTGTGCGTGGCGCTGCGGCTGGCGGCCGACTCGCTCCTGGCGCTCGGCCCGGCGGAGCCCCCCGCCTGGGCCCGGACCGAGCCCTCTCCCGAGCAGGAACCGCCCCAGTTGCGGCGGCTGCTGCGCCACCTGCGCAAGCTCAACCCCGAGCAGCTCCGGGCCCTGAGCAACGTGGCCGCCACGCTCCGACGTCAGGAGTGA
- a CDS encoding NYN domain-containing protein yields the protein MTPTRPAAASYVLIDAENIDWAVSNVVGRKPEPQDRVQFDRLVAFCESRFPNPVRCIVVLNARGEQLPDMMIGFVRALKTAGCEVVLLHGRPEQKVVDMGILKLLEAIRQQRPGAAVVLASHDGSDFAAALRPLLEEKRKVTLLGLREYVSQRFREFVPAGLEILDLEMDAKVFQRPLPRLLPIRVDEFDPAPFL from the coding sequence ATGACCCCGACCCGACCCGCAGCCGCGTCCTACGTCCTCATCGATGCCGAGAACATCGACTGGGCCGTGTCCAACGTCGTGGGGCGCAAACCCGAGCCCCAGGACCGCGTGCAGTTCGACCGGCTGGTGGCCTTTTGCGAGAGCCGCTTTCCCAACCCCGTGCGCTGCATCGTGGTGCTCAACGCGCGGGGCGAGCAGCTACCGGACATGATGATCGGCTTCGTGCGCGCCCTGAAGACCGCGGGGTGCGAGGTGGTGCTGCTGCACGGCCGCCCCGAGCAGAAGGTGGTGGACATGGGCATCCTCAAGCTGCTGGAGGCCATCCGCCAGCAGCGGCCGGGCGCCGCCGTCGTGCTCGCCAGCCACGACGGCAGTGACTTCGCCGCCGCCCTGCGTCCCCTGCTCGAGGAGAAGCGCAAGGTGACGCTGCTGGGCCTGCGCGAGTACGTGAGCCAGCGCTTCCGCGAGTTCGTTCCCGCGGGCCTGGAAATCCTGGACCTGGAGATGGACGCCAAGGTCTTCCAGCGGCCCCTGCCCCGCCTGTTGCCCATCCGCGTGGACGAGTTCGACCCCGCGCCCTTCCTGTAG
- a CDS encoding lytic transglycosylase domain-containing protein, whose amino-acid sequence MSVSSVSGNKAAALLALIALAEKSKTEGPSSPTTPSSPTPLESNPPSLFNDGFTDGTQGNQWNEFLQTANEFMETLGQLQELLAPELGDPSGTPQELFGPGPTPPQGQIPGGTTPEGVTTTPGTEGSGSSKLGPGLPKELEPYRGAIESASAETGVPANMLAAQIWQESRGNLAAVSTNGGNGLTDTGLMQVNPNTYGELQAKHPALQGKDLSDPANNILAGAYYMKDMKEQFGDWKTALRAYNSGPNGVDKSNLNALPAGTGDATYVDKVSNFWSIIESGNGTLPP is encoded by the coding sequence ATGTCCGTCTCCTCCGTTTCAGGCAACAAGGCCGCGGCCCTGCTGGCGCTCATCGCGTTGGCCGAGAAGAGCAAGACCGAGGGCCCGTCGAGCCCCACGACGCCTTCCTCCCCGACGCCGCTGGAGTCCAACCCGCCCTCCCTGTTCAACGACGGCTTCACCGACGGCACGCAGGGTAATCAGTGGAACGAGTTCCTCCAGACCGCCAATGAGTTCATGGAGACGCTCGGGCAGCTCCAGGAGTTGCTGGCGCCCGAGCTGGGCGATCCGAGCGGCACGCCGCAGGAGCTGTTCGGCCCCGGTCCGACCCCGCCCCAGGGCCAGATCCCGGGCGGTACGACGCCGGAAGGTGTGACGACCACCCCGGGCACCGAGGGCTCCGGCTCGTCGAAGCTGGGCCCCGGGCTGCCCAAGGAGCTCGAGCCGTACCGCGGCGCCATCGAGTCCGCCTCGGCCGAGACGGGCGTGCCGGCCAACATGCTGGCGGCGCAGATCTGGCAGGAGTCGCGCGGCAACCTGGCGGCCGTCTCCACCAACGGCGGCAATGGCCTGACGGACACCGGCCTCATGCAGGTCAACCCCAACACCTACGGGGAGCTGCAGGCCAAGCACCCCGCGCTCCAGGGCAAGGACCTGTCGGACCCCGCCAACAACATCCTCGCGGGCGCCTACTACATGAAGGACATGAAGGAGCAGTTCGGCGACTGGAAGACGGCCCTGCGCGCCTACAACTCCGGCCCCAACGGCGTGGACAAGAGCAACCTCAACGCGCTGCCCGCCGGCACCGGCGATGCCACCTACGTGGACAAGGTGTCCAACTTCTGGTCCATCATCGAGTCCGGCAACGGCACGCTGCCTCCCTGA
- a CDS encoding ParA family protein has protein sequence MDAPTYSPKQVAEMLGVPLKSLTPALEQDSYTGAEVWALRERLGVFPAPLGRRKQLFLNFKGGTGKTSLSTSYAWRLAELGYTVLIIDLDSQGHATKCLGYEGEDFDQTLLNVLVRKAPLSEVIQKTSLPNLDFVPSNLTMSTVDLALMPMAGREFKLRNALKEVEGRYDVIVFDAPPSFGLLNLNALMAANDLFVPVLADFLSFHGLKLLFETVQGLDEDLNHVLDHVFIVVNSFNATFRLAKEALEALQTHYPEYLLPTIIRQCTKFAQAASEGRPIFVADPSSKGATDIESLIQHVLPRLRAGAAPGSDTGAQQAG, from the coding sequence ATGGATGCGCCGACGTACAGCCCCAAGCAGGTCGCCGAGATGCTCGGCGTGCCCCTGAAGTCCCTCACGCCGGCGCTCGAGCAGGACAGCTACACCGGCGCCGAGGTGTGGGCCCTGCGCGAGCGGCTCGGGGTGTTTCCGGCGCCGCTCGGCCGGCGCAAGCAGCTCTTCCTCAACTTCAAGGGCGGCACGGGCAAGACGTCCCTGTCCACCTCCTACGCCTGGCGCCTGGCGGAGCTGGGCTACACCGTGCTCATCATCGACCTGGACAGCCAGGGCCACGCCACCAAGTGCCTGGGCTACGAGGGCGAGGACTTCGACCAGACGCTGCTCAACGTGCTGGTGCGCAAGGCGCCCCTGTCCGAGGTCATCCAGAAGACGAGCCTGCCCAACCTGGACTTCGTCCCCTCCAACCTCACCATGTCCACGGTGGACCTGGCGCTCATGCCCATGGCGGGGCGCGAGTTCAAGCTGCGCAACGCCCTCAAGGAGGTGGAGGGCCGCTATGACGTCATCGTCTTCGACGCGCCGCCCTCCTTCGGCCTGCTCAACCTCAACGCCCTCATGGCGGCCAACGATCTGTTCGTCCCCGTGCTGGCCGACTTCCTGTCCTTCCACGGCCTCAAGCTGCTCTTCGAGACGGTGCAGGGCCTGGACGAGGACCTGAACCACGTGCTGGACCACGTCTTCATCGTGGTCAACTCCTTCAACGCCACCTTCCGGCTCGCCAAGGAGGCGCTGGAGGCGCTGCAGACGCACTACCCGGAGTACCTGCTGCCCACCATCATCCGCCAGTGCACCAAATTCGCGCAGGCCGCCAGTGAGGGCCGCCCCATCTTCGTGGCCGACCCCAGCTCCAAGGGGGCCACGGACATCGAATCCCTCATCCAGCACGTACTTCCGCGCTTGCGGGCGGGCGCGGCACCCGGTAGCGATACGGGTGCGCAGCAGGCCGGTTGA
- a CDS encoding extensin-like protein produces MKKAFEQNVSRAKPRLRLGAFTGAIDPAAPEGADGAAEGSSAEVEQARAAEPERALVSESVRAPEPAPAAHDLSAEVRARIERARAPRPTAAEVLDAALRASTTPPPGRDLQEEETQARVTVAAVAPSHAPVAQVSAAPVARAEPPEPEVEVQTPAPPREEVDTHARRERLKERLKAVRENPRPEPLPASVAEAGMRAVERISALQTELVKVKAINLTLTQDLEVTRRQAEKATEEARLRMDEARRLATEVEGRVKLLADLERELAALEGERDEALLSLQEARQAMQAAADERSTLEAAVVEAKKALADSLSEEERLAGELEACKDEVAVMRRTVDTLQGERDVLAQQVASLTAERAELLEARKALEAVHRALSQAVAR; encoded by the coding sequence ATGAAGAAGGCCTTCGAACAGAACGTGTCCCGCGCCAAGCCGCGCCTGCGGTTGGGCGCCTTCACCGGCGCCATCGATCCCGCGGCGCCCGAGGGGGCCGATGGCGCCGCCGAGGGCTCCAGCGCCGAGGTCGAGCAGGCCCGGGCCGCCGAGCCCGAGCGGGCCCTGGTCTCGGAGTCCGTGCGCGCCCCCGAGCCGGCGCCCGCCGCCCATGACCTGTCGGCCGAGGTGCGCGCCCGCATCGAGCGCGCCCGCGCCCCCCGTCCCACCGCCGCCGAGGTGCTCGACGCCGCCCTGCGCGCCTCCACCACGCCCCCGCCCGGCCGGGACCTCCAGGAGGAGGAAACCCAGGCGCGGGTGACCGTCGCCGCCGTGGCCCCCTCCCATGCTCCCGTGGCCCAGGTGTCCGCCGCGCCGGTGGCCCGCGCCGAGCCGCCCGAGCCCGAGGTGGAGGTGCAGACGCCGGCCCCGCCCCGCGAGGAGGTGGACACCCACGCCCGGCGCGAGCGGCTCAAGGAGCGCCTCAAGGCGGTGCGCGAGAACCCCCGCCCCGAGCCCCTGCCGGCCAGCGTCGCCGAGGCCGGCATGCGCGCCGTGGAGCGCATCTCCGCCCTCCAGACCGAGCTGGTGAAGGTCAAGGCCATCAACCTCACGCTCACCCAGGACCTGGAAGTCACCCGGCGTCAGGCGGAGAAGGCCACCGAGGAGGCCCGTCTGCGCATGGACGAGGCGCGCCGGCTCGCCACCGAGGTGGAGGGCCGGGTGAAGCTCCTGGCCGACCTGGAGCGGGAGCTGGCCGCGCTCGAGGGCGAGCGCGACGAGGCCCTGTTGTCCCTGCAGGAGGCCCGTCAGGCCATGCAGGCCGCCGCCGACGAGCGCTCCACTCTCGAGGCCGCCGTCGTCGAGGCCAAGAAGGCCCTCGCCGACAGCCTTTCCGAGGAGGAGCGGCTGGCCGGCGAGCTGGAGGCCTGCAAGGACGAGGTGGCGGTGATGCGCCGCACCGTCGACACGCTCCAGGGCGAGCGCGACGTGCTGGCCCAGCAGGTCGCCTCGCTCACCGCCGAGCGCGCCGAGCTGCTCGAGGCGCGCAAGGCGCTCGAGGCCGTGCACCGCGCCCTCAGTCAGGCCGTGGCGCGCTGA
- a CDS encoding ferritin-like domain-containing protein: MERKASEMGLNRTGIKTSPVESAREIEGAEKRGATSLGDASAIARVRQEFAREVGNLGSVPPPTPKGMVKAAVDLLKGGRATVFIDKLGQRAGFERTGVRLYEAALSKLDVFGTWEGGPSRVELEKIRLDELAHFALVVRTIEQLGGDATALTPAAELQANLSEGVPRMLVDPHVNLLQSLEGLLTAELVDNASWELLIELAQELGHTKIAEQFQRALDAEQEHLALVRGWISTGTMLEARVGEEAAGAPV, translated from the coding sequence ATGGAACGCAAGGCGAGTGAGATGGGATTGAACCGGACCGGCATCAAGACCTCTCCGGTGGAGAGCGCCAGGGAGATCGAGGGCGCGGAGAAGCGCGGGGCCACGAGCCTCGGGGATGCCTCGGCCATCGCCCGGGTGCGCCAGGAGTTCGCGCGCGAGGTGGGCAACCTCGGCTCGGTGCCGCCCCCCACGCCCAAGGGCATGGTGAAGGCGGCGGTGGACCTGCTCAAGGGCGGGCGGGCCACCGTCTTCATCGACAAGCTGGGCCAGCGCGCCGGCTTCGAGCGCACGGGCGTGCGGCTGTACGAGGCGGCCCTGTCCAAGCTGGACGTGTTCGGCACGTGGGAGGGGGGACCCTCGCGCGTCGAGCTGGAGAAGATCCGCCTGGATGAGCTGGCGCACTTCGCGCTCGTCGTGCGCACCATCGAGCAGCTCGGTGGTGACGCCACGGCGCTCACGCCCGCTGCGGAGCTGCAGGCCAACCTGTCCGAGGGCGTGCCCCGGATGCTGGTGGACCCGCACGTCAACCTGCTGCAATCGCTCGAGGGGCTGCTGACGGCCGAGCTCGTGGACAACGCGAGCTGGGAGCTGCTCATCGAGCTGGCCCAGGAGCTGGGGCACACGAAGATCGCCGAGCAGTTCCAGCGGGCGCTCGACGCGGAGCAGGAGCACCTGGCGCTGGTGCGCGGGTGGATCTCCACGGGGACGATGCTGGAGGCGCGCGTCGGTGAGGAGGCCGCCGGAGCCCCGGTGTAG
- a CDS encoding DUF924 family protein: MARVDDILGFWFGPPSDPAHTRPRGPWFERDEAFDAECTRRFREACEQAAAGELDSWGDEPRGALALLLLLDQLPRNVFRGSPRAYATDERAREVARRALARGLDVPLPPVWRWFFYLPFLHSEDLQDQRRSVALTEPLTWGNADSVITYESARRHHDIVARFGRFPHRNAALGRESTPEEVAFLQEPDSSF, from the coding sequence ATGGCCCGTGTGGATGACATCCTCGGCTTCTGGTTCGGCCCGCCGTCGGACCCCGCCCACACCCGGCCGCGGGGCCCGTGGTTCGAGCGCGACGAGGCTTTCGACGCCGAGTGCACCCGCCGCTTCCGCGAAGCGTGCGAGCAGGCGGCCGCCGGAGAGCTCGACTCCTGGGGGGACGAGCCCCGAGGTGCCCTGGCCCTGCTGCTCTTGTTGGATCAGCTCCCGCGCAATGTCTTCCGGGGTTCGCCCCGGGCCTACGCCACGGATGAGCGGGCACGCGAGGTGGCGAGGCGGGCGCTCGCGCGCGGGCTGGACGTTCCCCTCCCTCCGGTGTGGCGGTGGTTCTTCTACCTGCCCTTCCTGCACAGCGAGGACCTCCAGGACCAGCGGCGCAGCGTGGCGCTGACCGAGCCGCTCACCTGGGGGAACGCGGACAGCGTCATCACGTACGAAAGCGCCCGGCGCCACCACGACATCGTGGCGCGCTTCGGGCGCTTCCCCCACCGCAATGCCGCGCTGGGCCGAGAGTCGACTCCGGAGGAAGTGGCCTTCCTCCAGGAGCCGGACTCCTCGTTCTAG